A genomic segment from Gracilinanus agilis isolate LMUSP501 chromosome 1, AgileGrace, whole genome shotgun sequence encodes:
- the TUBB2A gene encoding tubulin beta-2A chain isoform X6, with the protein MREIVHIQAGQCGNQIGAKFWEVISDEHGIDPTGSYHGDSDLQLERINVYYNEAAGQSGAGNNWAKGHYTEGAELVDSVLDVVRKESESCDCLQGFQLTHSLGGGTGSGMGTLLISKIREEYPDRIMNTFSVMPSPKVSDTVVEPYNATLSVHQLVENTDETYSIDNEALYDICFRTLKLTTPTYGDLNHLVSATMSGVTTCLRFPGQLNADLRKLAVNMVPFPRLHFFMPGFAPLTSRGSQQYRALTVPELTQQMFDSKNMMAACDPRHGRYLTVAAIFRGRMSMKEVDEQMLNVQNKNSSYFVEWIPNNVKTAVCDIPPRGLKMSATFIGNSTAIQELFKRISEQFTAMFRRKAFLHWYTGEGMDEMEFTEAESNMNDLVSEYQQYQDATADEQGEFEEEEGEDEA; encoded by the exons ATGCGGGAAATCGTGCACATCCAGGCTGGCCAGTGTGGCAACCAGATAGGAGCCAAG ttttgggAGGTCATCAGTGATGAACATGGGATCGACCCCACTGGCAGTTACCATGGAGACAGTGACTTGCAGCTAGAGAGAATCAATGTGTACTACAATGAAGCTGCTG gCCAGAGTGGTGCAGGAAATAACTGGGCCAAAGGCCACTACACAGAGGGAGCAGAATTAGTAGATTCCGTCCTGGATGTAGTGAGGAAGGAGTCAGAAAGCTGTGACTGTCTCCAGGGCTTCCAGCTGACCCATTCCCTGGGAGGTGGCACTGGGTCCGGAATGGGGACCCTGCTGATCAGCAAGATCAGGGAAGAGTACCCAGACAGAATCATGAATACCTTCAGCGTGATGCCCTCCCCAAAGGTGTCAGACACTGTGGTGGAGCCCTACAACGCCACCCTGTCTGTCCATCAGTTGGTGGAGAATACCGATGAGACCTACTCCATCGACAATGAGGCCCTCTATGACATTTGCTTCCGTACCCTGAAACTCACCACACCCACTTATGGAGACCTCAACCACTTGGTCTCTGCCACCATGAGTGGAGTCACCACCTGTCTGAGGTTCCCGGGCCAGCTGAATGCTGATCTCCGCAAACTGGCAGTGAACATGGTACCTTTCCCCCGCCTCCACTTCTTCATGCCAGGCTTTGCCCCGCTGACCAGCCGTGGGAGCCAGCAGTACCGAGCTCTGACAGTGCCCGAGCTCACCCAGCAGATGTTCGATTCCAAAAACATGATGGCGGCCTGCGACCCCCGCCACGGTCGCTACCTGACTGTGGCCGCCATCTTCCGGGGCCGCATGTCCATGAAGGAGGTGGATGAGCAGATGCTCAACGTGCAGAACAAGAACAGCAGCTACTTCGTGGAGTGGATCCCCAACAACGTGAAGACGGCCGTGTGTGACATCCCACCCCGGGGCCTCAAGATGTCTGCCACCTTCATTGGCAATAGCACTGCGATTCAGGAGCTGTTCAAGCGCATCTCGGAGCAGTTCACGGCCATGTTCCGTCGTAAGGCTTTCTTGCACTGGTACACGGGCGAAGGCATGGATGAGATGGAGTTCACCGAAGCTGAGAGCAACATGAATGACCTGGTGTCTGAATATCAGCAGTACCAAGATGCTACTGCTGATGAACAAGGggaatttgaggaggaagagggggaggatgAGGCTTAG
- the TUBB2A gene encoding tubulin beta-2A chain isoform X12, whose translation MREIVHIQAGQCGNQIGAKFWEVISDEHGIDPTGSYHGDSDLQLERINVYYNEAAGNKYVPRAILVDLEPGTMDSVRSGPFGQIFRPDNFVFGQSGAGNNWAKGHYTEGAELVDSVLDVVRKEVDEQMLNVQNKNSSYFVEWIPNNVKTAVCDIPPRGLKMSATFIGNSTAIQELFKRISEQFTAMFRRKAFLHWYTGEGMDEMEFTEAESNMNDLVSEYQQYQDATADEQGEFEEEEGEDEA comes from the exons ATGCGGGAAATCGTGCACATCCAGGCTGGCCAGTGTGGCAACCAGATAGGAGCCAAG ttttgggAGGTCATCAGTGATGAACATGGGATCGACCCCACTGGCAGTTACCATGGAGACAGTGACTTGCAGCTAGAGAGAATCAATGTGTACTACAATGAAGCTGCTG gTAACAAATACGTACCTCGGGCAATCCTGGTGGATCTGGAGCCTGGCACAATGGACTCGGTCAGATCTGGACCATTTGGCCAAATCTTTAGGCCAGATAACTTTGTTTTTG gCCAGAGTGGTGCAGGAAATAACTGGGCCAAAGGCCACTACACAGAGGGAGCAGAATTAGTAGATTCCGTCCTGGATGTAGTGAGGAAGGA A GTGGATGAGCAGATGCTCAACGTGCAGAACAAGAACAGCAGCTACTTCGTGGAGTGGATCCCCAACAACGTGAAGACGGCCGTGTGTGACATCCCACCCCGGGGCCTCAAGATGTCTGCCACCTTCATTGGCAATAGCACTGCGATTCAGGAGCTGTTCAAGCGCATCTCGGAGCAGTTCACGGCCATGTTCCGTCGTAAGGCTTTCTTGCACTGGTACACGGGCGAAGGCATGGATGAGATGGAGTTCACCGAAGCTGAGAGCAACATGAATGACCTGGTGTCTGAATATCAGCAGTACCAAGATGCTACTGCTGATGAACAAGGggaatttgaggaggaagagggggaggatgAGGCTTAG
- the TUBB2A gene encoding tubulin beta-2A chain isoform X9 gives MREIVHIQAGQCGNQIGAKFWEVISDEHGIDPTGSYHGDSDLQLERINVYYNEAAGNKYVPRAILVDLEPGTMDSVRSGPFGQIFRPDNFVFGQSGAGNNWAKGHYTEGAELVDSVLDVVRKESESCDCLQLNADLRKLAVNMVPFPRLHFFMPGFAPLTSRGSQQYRALTVPELTQQMFDSKNMMAACDPRHGRYLTVAAIFRGRMSMKEVDEQMLNVQNKNSSYFVEWIPNNVKTAVCDIPPRGLKMSATFIGNSTAIQELFKRISEQFTAMFRRKAFLHWYTGEGMDEMEFTEAESNMNDLVSEYQQYQDATADEQGEFEEEEGEDEA, from the exons ATGCGGGAAATCGTGCACATCCAGGCTGGCCAGTGTGGCAACCAGATAGGAGCCAAG ttttgggAGGTCATCAGTGATGAACATGGGATCGACCCCACTGGCAGTTACCATGGAGACAGTGACTTGCAGCTAGAGAGAATCAATGTGTACTACAATGAAGCTGCTG gTAACAAATACGTACCTCGGGCAATCCTGGTGGATCTGGAGCCTGGCACAATGGACTCGGTCAGATCTGGACCATTTGGCCAAATCTTTAGGCCAGATAACTTTGTTTTTG gCCAGAGTGGTGCAGGAAATAACTGGGCCAAAGGCCACTACACAGAGGGAGCAGAATTAGTAGATTCCGTCCTGGATGTAGTGAGGAAGGAGTCAGAAAGCTGTGACTGTCT CCAGCTGAATGCTGATCTCCGCAAACTGGCAGTGAACATGGTACCTTTCCCCCGCCTCCACTTCTTCATGCCAGGCTTTGCCCCGCTGACCAGCCGTGGGAGCCAGCAGTACCGAGCTCTGACAGTGCCCGAGCTCACCCAGCAGATGTTCGATTCCAAAAACATGATGGCGGCCTGCGACCCCCGCCACGGTCGCTACCTGACTGTGGCCGCCATCTTCCGGGGCCGCATGTCCATGAAGGAGGTGGATGAGCAGATGCTCAACGTGCAGAACAAGAACAGCAGCTACTTCGTGGAGTGGATCCCCAACAACGTGAAGACGGCCGTGTGTGACATCCCACCCCGGGGCCTCAAGATGTCTGCCACCTTCATTGGCAATAGCACTGCGATTCAGGAGCTGTTCAAGCGCATCTCGGAGCAGTTCACGGCCATGTTCCGTCGTAAGGCTTTCTTGCACTGGTACACGGGCGAAGGCATGGATGAGATGGAGTTCACCGAAGCTGAGAGCAACATGAATGACCTGGTGTCTGAATATCAGCAGTACCAAGATGCTACTGCTGATGAACAAGGggaatttgaggaggaagagggggaggatgAGGCTTAG
- the TUBB2A gene encoding tubulin beta-2A chain isoform X11, whose protein sequence is MREIVHIQAGQCGNQIGAKFWEVISDEHGIDPTGSYHGDSDLQLERINVYYNEAAGNKYVPRAILVDLEPGTMDSVRSGPFGQIFRPDNFVFGQSGAGNNWAKGHYTEGAELVDSVLDVVRKESESCDCLQGFQLTHSLGGGTGSGMGTLLISKIREEYPDRIMNTFSVMPSPKVSDTVVEPYNATLSVHQLVENTDETFIGNSTAIQELFKRISEQFTAMFRRKAFLHWYTGEGMDEMEFTEAESNMNDLVSEYQQYQDATADEQGEFEEEEGEDEA, encoded by the exons ATGCGGGAAATCGTGCACATCCAGGCTGGCCAGTGTGGCAACCAGATAGGAGCCAAG ttttgggAGGTCATCAGTGATGAACATGGGATCGACCCCACTGGCAGTTACCATGGAGACAGTGACTTGCAGCTAGAGAGAATCAATGTGTACTACAATGAAGCTGCTG gTAACAAATACGTACCTCGGGCAATCCTGGTGGATCTGGAGCCTGGCACAATGGACTCGGTCAGATCTGGACCATTTGGCCAAATCTTTAGGCCAGATAACTTTGTTTTTG gCCAGAGTGGTGCAGGAAATAACTGGGCCAAAGGCCACTACACAGAGGGAGCAGAATTAGTAGATTCCGTCCTGGATGTAGTGAGGAAGGAGTCAGAAAGCTGTGACTGTCTCCAGGGCTTCCAGCTGACCCATTCCCTGGGAGGTGGCACTGGGTCCGGAATGGGGACCCTGCTGATCAGCAAGATCAGGGAAGAGTACCCAGACAGAATCATGAATACCTTCAGCGTGATGCCCTCCCCAAAGGTGTCAGACACTGTGGTGGAGCCCTACAACGCCACCCTGTCTGTCCATCAGTTGGTGGAGAATACCGATGAG ACCTTCATTGGCAATAGCACTGCGATTCAGGAGCTGTTCAAGCGCATCTCGGAGCAGTTCACGGCCATGTTCCGTCGTAAGGCTTTCTTGCACTGGTACACGGGCGAAGGCATGGATGAGATGGAGTTCACCGAAGCTGAGAGCAACATGAATGACCTGGTGTCTGAATATCAGCAGTACCAAGATGCTACTGCTGATGAACAAGGggaatttgaggaggaagagggggaggatgAGGCTTAG
- the TUBB2A gene encoding tubulin beta-2A chain isoform X3, which translates to MREIVHIQAGQCGNQIGAKFWEVISDEHGIDPTGSYHGDSDLQLERINVYYNEAAGGNKYVPRAILVDLEPGTMDSVRSGPFGQIFRPDNFVFGQSGAGNNWAKGHYTEGAELVDSVLDVVRKESESCDCLQGFQLTHSLGGGTGSGMGTLLISKIREEYPDRIMNTFSVMPSPKVSDTVVEPYNATLSVHQLVENTDETYSIDNEALYDICFRTLKLTTPTYGDLNHLVSATMSGVTTCLRFPGQLNADLRKLAVNMVPFPRLHFFMPGFAPLTSRGSQQYRALTVPELTQQMFDSKNMMAACDPRHGRYLTVAAIFRGRMSMKEVDEQMLNVQNKNSSYFVEWIPNNVKTAVCDIPPRGLKMSATFIGNSTAIQELFKRISEQFTAMFRRKAFLHWYTGEGMDEMEFTEAESNMNDLVSEYQQYQDATADEQGEFEEEEGEDEA; encoded by the exons ATGCGGGAAATCGTGCACATCCAGGCTGGCCAGTGTGGCAACCAGATAGGAGCCAAG ttttgggAGGTCATCAGTGATGAACATGGGATCGACCCCACTGGCAGTTACCATGGAGACAGTGACTTGCAGCTAGAGAGAATCAATGTGTACTACAATGAAGCTGCTG GAG gTAACAAATACGTACCTCGGGCAATCCTGGTGGATCTGGAGCCTGGCACAATGGACTCGGTCAGATCTGGACCATTTGGCCAAATCTTTAGGCCAGATAACTTTGTTTTTG gCCAGAGTGGTGCAGGAAATAACTGGGCCAAAGGCCACTACACAGAGGGAGCAGAATTAGTAGATTCCGTCCTGGATGTAGTGAGGAAGGAGTCAGAAAGCTGTGACTGTCTCCAGGGCTTCCAGCTGACCCATTCCCTGGGAGGTGGCACTGGGTCCGGAATGGGGACCCTGCTGATCAGCAAGATCAGGGAAGAGTACCCAGACAGAATCATGAATACCTTCAGCGTGATGCCCTCCCCAAAGGTGTCAGACACTGTGGTGGAGCCCTACAACGCCACCCTGTCTGTCCATCAGTTGGTGGAGAATACCGATGAGACCTACTCCATCGACAATGAGGCCCTCTATGACATTTGCTTCCGTACCCTGAAACTCACCACACCCACTTATGGAGACCTCAACCACTTGGTCTCTGCCACCATGAGTGGAGTCACCACCTGTCTGAGGTTCCCGGGCCAGCTGAATGCTGATCTCCGCAAACTGGCAGTGAACATGGTACCTTTCCCCCGCCTCCACTTCTTCATGCCAGGCTTTGCCCCGCTGACCAGCCGTGGGAGCCAGCAGTACCGAGCTCTGACAGTGCCCGAGCTCACCCAGCAGATGTTCGATTCCAAAAACATGATGGCGGCCTGCGACCCCCGCCACGGTCGCTACCTGACTGTGGCCGCCATCTTCCGGGGCCGCATGTCCATGAAGGAGGTGGATGAGCAGATGCTCAACGTGCAGAACAAGAACAGCAGCTACTTCGTGGAGTGGATCCCCAACAACGTGAAGACGGCCGTGTGTGACATCCCACCCCGGGGCCTCAAGATGTCTGCCACCTTCATTGGCAATAGCACTGCGATTCAGGAGCTGTTCAAGCGCATCTCGGAGCAGTTCACGGCCATGTTCCGTCGTAAGGCTTTCTTGCACTGGTACACGGGCGAAGGCATGGATGAGATGGAGTTCACCGAAGCTGAGAGCAACATGAATGACCTGGTGTCTGAATATCAGCAGTACCAAGATGCTACTGCTGATGAACAAGGggaatttgaggaggaagagggggaggatgAGGCTTAG
- the TUBB2A gene encoding tubulin beta-2A chain isoform X1: protein MREIVHIQAGQCGNQIGAKFWEVISDEHGIDPTGSYHGDSDLQLERINVYYNEAAGLTLAFVSFIGNKYVPRAILVDLEPGTMDSVRSGPFGQIFRPDNFVFGQSGAGNNWAKGHYTEGAELVDSVLDVVRKESESCDCLQGFQLTHSLGGGTGSGMGTLLISKIREEYPDRIMNTFSVMPSPKVSDTVVEPYNATLSVHQLVENTDETYSIDNEALYDICFRTLKLTTPTYGDLNHLVSATMSGVTTCLRFPGQLNADLRKLAVNMVPFPRLHFFMPGFAPLTSRGSQQYRALTVPELTQQMFDSKNMMAACDPRHGRYLTVAAIFRGRMSMKEVDEQMLNVQNKNSSYFVEWIPNNVKTAVCDIPPRGLKMSATFIGNSTAIQELFKRISEQFTAMFRRKAFLHWYTGEGMDEMEFTEAESNMNDLVSEYQQYQDATADEQGEFEEEEGEDEA, encoded by the exons ATGCGGGAAATCGTGCACATCCAGGCTGGCCAGTGTGGCAACCAGATAGGAGCCAAG ttttgggAGGTCATCAGTGATGAACATGGGATCGACCCCACTGGCAGTTACCATGGAGACAGTGACTTGCAGCTAGAGAGAATCAATGTGTACTACAATGAAGCTGCTG GTCTAACACtggcttttgtttcttttataggTAACAAATACGTACCTCGGGCAATCCTGGTGGATCTGGAGCCTGGCACAATGGACTCGGTCAGATCTGGACCATTTGGCCAAATCTTTAGGCCAGATAACTTTGTTTTTG gCCAGAGTGGTGCAGGAAATAACTGGGCCAAAGGCCACTACACAGAGGGAGCAGAATTAGTAGATTCCGTCCTGGATGTAGTGAGGAAGGAGTCAGAAAGCTGTGACTGTCTCCAGGGCTTCCAGCTGACCCATTCCCTGGGAGGTGGCACTGGGTCCGGAATGGGGACCCTGCTGATCAGCAAGATCAGGGAAGAGTACCCAGACAGAATCATGAATACCTTCAGCGTGATGCCCTCCCCAAAGGTGTCAGACACTGTGGTGGAGCCCTACAACGCCACCCTGTCTGTCCATCAGTTGGTGGAGAATACCGATGAGACCTACTCCATCGACAATGAGGCCCTCTATGACATTTGCTTCCGTACCCTGAAACTCACCACACCCACTTATGGAGACCTCAACCACTTGGTCTCTGCCACCATGAGTGGAGTCACCACCTGTCTGAGGTTCCCGGGCCAGCTGAATGCTGATCTCCGCAAACTGGCAGTGAACATGGTACCTTTCCCCCGCCTCCACTTCTTCATGCCAGGCTTTGCCCCGCTGACCAGCCGTGGGAGCCAGCAGTACCGAGCTCTGACAGTGCCCGAGCTCACCCAGCAGATGTTCGATTCCAAAAACATGATGGCGGCCTGCGACCCCCGCCACGGTCGCTACCTGACTGTGGCCGCCATCTTCCGGGGCCGCATGTCCATGAAGGAGGTGGATGAGCAGATGCTCAACGTGCAGAACAAGAACAGCAGCTACTTCGTGGAGTGGATCCCCAACAACGTGAAGACGGCCGTGTGTGACATCCCACCCCGGGGCCTCAAGATGTCTGCCACCTTCATTGGCAATAGCACTGCGATTCAGGAGCTGTTCAAGCGCATCTCGGAGCAGTTCACGGCCATGTTCCGTCGTAAGGCTTTCTTGCACTGGTACACGGGCGAAGGCATGGATGAGATGGAGTTCACCGAAGCTGAGAGCAACATGAATGACCTGGTGTCTGAATATCAGCAGTACCAAGATGCTACTGCTGATGAACAAGGggaatttgaggaggaagagggggaggatgAGGCTTAG
- the TUBB2A gene encoding tubulin beta-2A chain isoform X8 translates to MREIVHIQAGQCGNQIGAKFWEVISDEHGIDPTGSYHGDSDLQLERINVYYNEAAGNKYVPRAILVDLEPGTMDSVRSGPFGQIFRPDNFVFGQSGAGNNWAKGHYTEGAELVDSVLDVVRKESESCDCLQGFQLTHSLGGGTGSGMGTLLISKIREEYPDRLTTPTYGDLNHLVSATMSGVTTCLRFPGQLNADLRKLAVNMVPFPRLHFFMPGFAPLTSRGSQQYRALTVPELTQQMFDSKNMMAACDPRHGRYLTVAAIFRGRMSMKETAVCDIPPRGLKMSATFIGNSTAIQELFKRISEQFTAMFRRKAFLHWYTGEGMDEMEFTEAESNMNDLVSEYQQYQDATADEQGEFEEEEGEDEA, encoded by the exons ATGCGGGAAATCGTGCACATCCAGGCTGGCCAGTGTGGCAACCAGATAGGAGCCAAG ttttgggAGGTCATCAGTGATGAACATGGGATCGACCCCACTGGCAGTTACCATGGAGACAGTGACTTGCAGCTAGAGAGAATCAATGTGTACTACAATGAAGCTGCTG gTAACAAATACGTACCTCGGGCAATCCTGGTGGATCTGGAGCCTGGCACAATGGACTCGGTCAGATCTGGACCATTTGGCCAAATCTTTAGGCCAGATAACTTTGTTTTTG gCCAGAGTGGTGCAGGAAATAACTGGGCCAAAGGCCACTACACAGAGGGAGCAGAATTAGTAGATTCCGTCCTGGATGTAGTGAGGAAGGAGTCAGAAAGCTGTGACTGTCTCCAGGGCTTCCAGCTGACCCATTCCCTGGGAGGTGGCACTGGGTCCGGAATGGGGACCCTGCTGATCAGCAAGATCAGGGAAGAGTACCCAGACAG ACTCACCACACCCACTTATGGAGACCTCAACCACTTGGTCTCTGCCACCATGAGTGGAGTCACCACCTGTCTGAGGTTCCCGGGCCAGCTGAATGCTGATCTCCGCAAACTGGCAGTGAACATGGTACCTTTCCCCCGCCTCCACTTCTTCATGCCAGGCTTTGCCCCGCTGACCAGCCGTGGGAGCCAGCAGTACCGAGCTCTGACAGTGCCCGAGCTCACCCAGCAGATGTTCGATTCCAAAAACATGATGGCGGCCTGCGACCCCCGCCACGGTCGCTACCTGACTGTGGCCGCCATCTTCCGGGGCCGCATGTCCATGAAGGAG ACGGCCGTGTGTGACATCCCACCCCGGGGCCTCAAGATGTCTGCCACCTTCATTGGCAATAGCACTGCGATTCAGGAGCTGTTCAAGCGCATCTCGGAGCAGTTCACGGCCATGTTCCGTCGTAAGGCTTTCTTGCACTGGTACACGGGCGAAGGCATGGATGAGATGGAGTTCACCGAAGCTGAGAGCAACATGAATGACCTGGTGTCTGAATATCAGCAGTACCAAGATGCTACTGCTGATGAACAAGGggaatttgaggaggaagagggggaggatgAGGCTTAG
- the TUBB2A gene encoding tubulin beta-2A chain isoform X13: MREIVHIQAGQCGNQIGAKFWEVISDEHGIDPTGSYHGDSDLQLERINVYYNEAAGNKYVPRAILVDLEPGTMDSVRSGPFGQIFRPDNFVFGQSGAGNNWAKGHYTEGAELVDSVLDVVRKESESCDCLQGFQLFKRISEQFTAMFRRKAFLHWYTGEGMDEMEFTEAESNMNDLVSEYQQYQDATADEQGEFEEEEGEDEA; this comes from the exons ATGCGGGAAATCGTGCACATCCAGGCTGGCCAGTGTGGCAACCAGATAGGAGCCAAG ttttgggAGGTCATCAGTGATGAACATGGGATCGACCCCACTGGCAGTTACCATGGAGACAGTGACTTGCAGCTAGAGAGAATCAATGTGTACTACAATGAAGCTGCTG gTAACAAATACGTACCTCGGGCAATCCTGGTGGATCTGGAGCCTGGCACAATGGACTCGGTCAGATCTGGACCATTTGGCCAAATCTTTAGGCCAGATAACTTTGTTTTTG gCCAGAGTGGTGCAGGAAATAACTGGGCCAAAGGCCACTACACAGAGGGAGCAGAATTAGTAGATTCCGTCCTGGATGTAGTGAGGAAGGAGTCAGAAAGCTGTGACTGTCTCCAGGGCTTCC AGCTGTTCAAGCGCATCTCGGAGCAGTTCACGGCCATGTTCCGTCGTAAGGCTTTCTTGCACTGGTACACGGGCGAAGGCATGGATGAGATGGAGTTCACCGAAGCTGAGAGCAACATGAATGACCTGGTGTCTGAATATCAGCAGTACCAAGATGCTACTGCTGATGAACAAGGggaatttgaggaggaagagggggaggatgAGGCTTAG
- the TUBB2A gene encoding tubulin beta-2A chain isoform X4, whose protein sequence is MREIVHIQAGQCGNQIGAKFWEVISDEHGIDPTGSYHGDSDLQLERINVYYNEAAGNKYVPRAILVDLEPGTMDSVRSGPFGQIFRPDNFVFGQSGAGNNWAKGHYTEGAELVDSVLDVVRKESESCDCLQGFQLTHSLGGGTGSGMGTLLISKIREEYPDRIMNTFSVMPSPKVSDTVVEPYNATLSTYSIDNEALYDICFRTLKLTTPTYGDLNHLVSATMSGVTTCLRFPGQLNADLRKLAVNMVPFPRLHFFMPGFAPLTSRGSQQYRALTVPELTQQMFDSKNMMAACDPRHGRYLTVAAIFRGRMSMKEVDEQMLNVQNKNSSYFVEWIPNNVKTAVCDIPPRGLKMSATFIGNSTAIQELFKRISEQFTAMFRRKAFLHWYTGEGMDEMEFTEAESNMNDLVSEYQQYQDATADEQGEFEEEEGEDEA, encoded by the exons ATGCGGGAAATCGTGCACATCCAGGCTGGCCAGTGTGGCAACCAGATAGGAGCCAAG ttttgggAGGTCATCAGTGATGAACATGGGATCGACCCCACTGGCAGTTACCATGGAGACAGTGACTTGCAGCTAGAGAGAATCAATGTGTACTACAATGAAGCTGCTG gTAACAAATACGTACCTCGGGCAATCCTGGTGGATCTGGAGCCTGGCACAATGGACTCGGTCAGATCTGGACCATTTGGCCAAATCTTTAGGCCAGATAACTTTGTTTTTG gCCAGAGTGGTGCAGGAAATAACTGGGCCAAAGGCCACTACACAGAGGGAGCAGAATTAGTAGATTCCGTCCTGGATGTAGTGAGGAAGGAGTCAGAAAGCTGTGACTGTCTCCAGGGCTTCCAGCTGACCCATTCCCTGGGAGGTGGCACTGGGTCCGGAATGGGGACCCTGCTGATCAGCAAGATCAGGGAAGAGTACCCAGACAGAATCATGAATACCTTCAGCGTGATGCCCTCCCCAAAGGTGTCAGACACTGTGGTGGAGCCCTACAACGCCACCCTGTCT ACCTACTCCATCGACAATGAGGCCCTCTATGACATTTGCTTCCGTACCCTGAAACTCACCACACCCACTTATGGAGACCTCAACCACTTGGTCTCTGCCACCATGAGTGGAGTCACCACCTGTCTGAGGTTCCCGGGCCAGCTGAATGCTGATCTCCGCAAACTGGCAGTGAACATGGTACCTTTCCCCCGCCTCCACTTCTTCATGCCAGGCTTTGCCCCGCTGACCAGCCGTGGGAGCCAGCAGTACCGAGCTCTGACAGTGCCCGAGCTCACCCAGCAGATGTTCGATTCCAAAAACATGATGGCGGCCTGCGACCCCCGCCACGGTCGCTACCTGACTGTGGCCGCCATCTTCCGGGGCCGCATGTCCATGAAGGAGGTGGATGAGCAGATGCTCAACGTGCAGAACAAGAACAGCAGCTACTTCGTGGAGTGGATCCCCAACAACGTGAAGACGGCCGTGTGTGACATCCCACCCCGGGGCCTCAAGATGTCTGCCACCTTCATTGGCAATAGCACTGCGATTCAGGAGCTGTTCAAGCGCATCTCGGAGCAGTTCACGGCCATGTTCCGTCGTAAGGCTTTCTTGCACTGGTACACGGGCGAAGGCATGGATGAGATGGAGTTCACCGAAGCTGAGAGCAACATGAATGACCTGGTGTCTGAATATCAGCAGTACCAAGATGCTACTGCTGATGAACAAGGggaatttgaggaggaagagggggaggatgAGGCTTAG
- the TUBB2A gene encoding tubulin beta-2A chain isoform X14: protein MREIVHIQAGQCGNQIGAKFWEVISDEHGIDPTGSYHGDSDLQLERINVYYNEAAGNKYVPRAILVDLEPGTMDSVRSGPFGQIFRPDNFVFGQSGAGNNWAKGHYTEGAELVDSVLDVMEFTEAESNMNDLVSEYQQYQDATADEQGEFEEEEGEDEA from the exons ATGCGGGAAATCGTGCACATCCAGGCTGGCCAGTGTGGCAACCAGATAGGAGCCAAG ttttgggAGGTCATCAGTGATGAACATGGGATCGACCCCACTGGCAGTTACCATGGAGACAGTGACTTGCAGCTAGAGAGAATCAATGTGTACTACAATGAAGCTGCTG gTAACAAATACGTACCTCGGGCAATCCTGGTGGATCTGGAGCCTGGCACAATGGACTCGGTCAGATCTGGACCATTTGGCCAAATCTTTAGGCCAGATAACTTTGTTTTTG gCCAGAGTGGTGCAGGAAATAACTGGGCCAAAGGCCACTACACAGAGGGAGCAGAATTAGTAGATTCCGTCCTGGATGTA ATGGAGTTCACCGAAGCTGAGAGCAACATGAATGACCTGGTGTCTGAATATCAGCAGTACCAAGATGCTACTGCTGATGAACAAGGggaatttgaggaggaagagggggaggatgAGGCTTAG